The following coding sequences lie in one Homalodisca vitripennis isolate AUS2020 chromosome X, UT_GWSS_2.1, whole genome shotgun sequence genomic window:
- the LOC124368624 gene encoding protein starmaker-like, whose translation MFSASNNTDEGPSSQARLQSHDHQCRKISQDMFSASNNTDEGPSSQARLQSHDHQCRKISQDMFSASNNTDEGPSSQARLQSHDHQCRKISQDMFSASNNTDEGPSSQARLQSHDHQCRKISQDMFSASNNTDEGPSSQARLQSHDHQCRKISQDMFSASNNTDEGPSSQARLQSHDHQCRKISQDMFSASNNTDEGPSSQARLQSHDHQCRKISQDMFSASNNTDEGPSSQARLQSHDHQCRKISQDMFSASNNTDEGPSSQARLQSHDHQCRKISQDMFSASNNTDEG comes from the exons ATGTTCTCAGCTAGCAACAACACAGATGAAGG ACCATCTAGCCAAGCACGCCTGCAGTCACATGACCACCAGTGTAGGAAAATAAGTCAAGATATGTTCTCAGCTAGCAACAACACAGATGAAGG ACCATCTAGCCAAGCACGCCTGCAGTCACATGACCACCAGTGTAGGAAAATAAGTCAAGATATGTTCTCAGCTAGCAACAACACAGATGAAGG ACCATCTAGCCAAGCACGCCTGCAGTCACATGACCACCAGTGTAGGAAAATAAGTCAAGATATGTTCTCAGCTAGCAACAACACAGATGAAGG ACCATCTAGCCAAGCACGCCTGCAGTCACATGACCACCAGTGTAGGAAAATAAGTCAAGATATGTTCTCAGCTAGCAACAACACAGATGAAGG ACCATCTAGCCAAGCACGCCTGCAGTCACATGACCACCAGTGTAGGAAAATAAGTCAAGATATGTTCTCAGCTAGCAACAACACAGATGAAGG ACCATCTAGCCAAGCACGCCTGCAGTCACATGACCACCAGTGTAGGAAAATAAGTCAAGATATGTTCTCAGCTAGCAACAACACAGATGAAGG ACCATCTAGCCAAGCACGCCTGCAGTCACATGACCACCAGTGTAGGAAAATAAGTCAAGATATGTTCTCAGCTAGCAACAACACAGATGAAGG ACCATCTAGCCAAGCACGCCTGCAGTCACATGACCACCAGTGTAGGAAAATAAGTCAAGATATGTTCTCAGCTAGCAACAACACAGATGAAGG ACCATCTAGCCAAGCACGCCTGCAGTCACATGACCACCAGTGTAGGAAAATAAGTCAAGATATGTTCTCAGCTAGCAACAACACAGATGAAGGGTAA